A single window of Penaeus chinensis breed Huanghai No. 1 chromosome 9, ASM1920278v2, whole genome shotgun sequence DNA harbors:
- the LOC125029264 gene encoding uncharacterized protein LOC125029264 isoform X2 encodes MKQQVFLCLLLIYTAYGSLFGSKDDHNLVLKSTGPVVLDMPIWFTAEYLDYEDGDELMWEWTDSLYWSTAHYVNAKTDYWNITCDHARYSPYTGERTVEVKVKEKVAGFIWIAKATARINFNLTVSLNGRITIVQPNVTMQDPRYISTTNQTNLTAVIHDPHNWLKKRTNMITYFWIIDDNVHASCTTPSLVINITEPGLHDIRANVIVDVSDHILTTTTTTTTTTTTTTTTPKPDNHTTTPPPTTTTAAPSNATTTAKPPVPNQRSWKCDGYWPEGGQAGYESSTFKLGYFHTYVNAREPINQVNVTGKKWLKHGELLNLTIQCTGSGPWGYCRKVFYGTYNITGNETCDDPLMTNDCNFVNIYYFREAGTYTYLVVIENEISRKILPLAINVYNVDRKPQLSYIIVPVSCSLVVIIIIVFGVAYFIQSRERYSVEVADFDFGASEEPEYKTMYEQIKESLSQAVSGQDWDADEDNKWRDRGHVVERPRILEEED; translated from the exons ATGAAACAGCAGGTGTTTTTGTGTCTTCTGTTGATATATACAGCATATGGCAGCTTATTCGGAAGTAAAGATG ATCATAATTTGGTATTGAAGAGTACAGGTCCAGTGGTGCTGGACATGCCAATATGGTTCACAGCTGAATATCTAGActatgaggatggggatgaattGATGTGGGAATGGACAGACAGTCTTTACTGGAGTACAGCA CATTATGTCAATGCAAAAACAGATTACTGGAATATTACCTGTGATCATGCAAGGTACTCACCATATACAGGGGAGCGTACAGTTGAAGTTAAGGTTAAGGAGAAGGTGGCTGGATTTATCTGGATTGCCAAAGCTACAGCTAGAATCAATTTCAATCTCACTG TATCACTGAATGGAAGGATCACGATTGTGCAACCAAATGTTACTATGCAGGATCCAAGGTACATCTCAACTACTAACCAAACAAACCTCACTGCTGTCATCCATGACCCTCATAACTGGCTAAAAAAGCGAACAAATATGATAACTTACTTCTGGatcattgatgataat GTCCATGCTTCGTGCACCACTCCATCATTAGTTATCAACATCACAGAGCCAGGTCTACATGATATACGAGCaaatgttattgttgatgtttctgATCATATactaacaactacaactacaacaacaactactacaacaactacaactacaacacctAAGCCAGACAACCATACAACCACCCCGccaccaacaacaactacagctgCACCTTCCAATGCCACTACAACTGCGAAGCCGCCAGTGCCGAACCAAAGAAGCTGGAAGTGTGATGGTTACTGGCCAGAGGGTGGGCAGGCAGGCTATGAAAGCAGTACCTTTAAGTTAGGGTACTTTCACACATACGTCAATGCAAGAG AACCTATTAATCAAGTGAATGTAACTGGCAAGAAATGGCTGAAGCATGGTGAACTCCTGAATTTGACTATACAGTGTACAGGATCTGGCCCATGGGGCTACTGCCGTAAGGTCTTCTATGGAACATATAATATAACTG gCAATGAGACCTGTGATGATCCACTAATGACTAATGACTGCAACTTCGTAAACATTTATTACTTCAGAGAAGCAGGAACATACACATATCTTGTGGTCATCGAAAATGAAATCTCACGTAAAATACTTCCTTTAGCCATTAATGTGTACAATG TTGATCGCAAACCTCAGCTATCATATATCATCGTACCTGTGTCTTGCAGTCTGgtagtcataatcattatagtgtTTGGAGTTGCATACTTCATACAAAGCAGAGAAAG GTATTCTGTGGAAGTAGCAGACTTTGACTTTGGAGCCAGTGAAGAGCCTGAATATAAGACTATGTATGAGCAGATTAAAGAGTCTCTTTCTCAAGCTGTGTCAGGCCAAGATTGGGATGCAGATGAAGACAACAAGTGGCGAGATAGAGGGCATGTGGTTGAGAGGCCTCGG
- the LOC125029264 gene encoding uncharacterized protein LOC125029264 isoform X1 gives MKQQVFLCLLLIYTAYGSLFGSKDDHNLVLKSTGPVVLDMPIWFTAEYLDYEDGDELMWEWTDSLYWSTAHYVNAKTDYWNITCDHARYSPYTGERTVEVKVKEKVAGFIWIAKATARINFNLTVSLNGRITIVQPNVTMQDPRYISTTNQTNLTAVIHDPHNWLKKRTNMITYFWIIDDNVHASCTTPSLVINITEPGLHDIRANVIVDVSDHILTTTTTTTTTTTTTTTTPKPDNHTTTPPPTTTTAAPSNATTTAKPPVPNQRSWKCDGYWPEGGQAGYESSTFKLGYFHTYVNAREPINQVNVTGKKWLKHGELLNLTIQCTGSGPWGYCRKVFYGTYNITGNETCDDPLMTNDCNFVNIYYFREAGTYTYLVVIENEISRKILPLAINVYNVDRKPQLSYIIVPVSCSLVVIIIIVFGVAYFIQSRERYSVEVADFDFGASEEPEYKTMYEQIKESLSQAVSGQDWDADEDNKWRDRGHVVERPRVRDYGTVPR, from the exons ATGAAACAGCAGGTGTTTTTGTGTCTTCTGTTGATATATACAGCATATGGCAGCTTATTCGGAAGTAAAGATG ATCATAATTTGGTATTGAAGAGTACAGGTCCAGTGGTGCTGGACATGCCAATATGGTTCACAGCTGAATATCTAGActatgaggatggggatgaattGATGTGGGAATGGACAGACAGTCTTTACTGGAGTACAGCA CATTATGTCAATGCAAAAACAGATTACTGGAATATTACCTGTGATCATGCAAGGTACTCACCATATACAGGGGAGCGTACAGTTGAAGTTAAGGTTAAGGAGAAGGTGGCTGGATTTATCTGGATTGCCAAAGCTACAGCTAGAATCAATTTCAATCTCACTG TATCACTGAATGGAAGGATCACGATTGTGCAACCAAATGTTACTATGCAGGATCCAAGGTACATCTCAACTACTAACCAAACAAACCTCACTGCTGTCATCCATGACCCTCATAACTGGCTAAAAAAGCGAACAAATATGATAACTTACTTCTGGatcattgatgataat GTCCATGCTTCGTGCACCACTCCATCATTAGTTATCAACATCACAGAGCCAGGTCTACATGATATACGAGCaaatgttattgttgatgtttctgATCATATactaacaactacaactacaacaacaactactacaacaactacaactacaacacctAAGCCAGACAACCATACAACCACCCCGccaccaacaacaactacagctgCACCTTCCAATGCCACTACAACTGCGAAGCCGCCAGTGCCGAACCAAAGAAGCTGGAAGTGTGATGGTTACTGGCCAGAGGGTGGGCAGGCAGGCTATGAAAGCAGTACCTTTAAGTTAGGGTACTTTCACACATACGTCAATGCAAGAG AACCTATTAATCAAGTGAATGTAACTGGCAAGAAATGGCTGAAGCATGGTGAACTCCTGAATTTGACTATACAGTGTACAGGATCTGGCCCATGGGGCTACTGCCGTAAGGTCTTCTATGGAACATATAATATAACTG gCAATGAGACCTGTGATGATCCACTAATGACTAATGACTGCAACTTCGTAAACATTTATTACTTCAGAGAAGCAGGAACATACACATATCTTGTGGTCATCGAAAATGAAATCTCACGTAAAATACTTCCTTTAGCCATTAATGTGTACAATG TTGATCGCAAACCTCAGCTATCATATATCATCGTACCTGTGTCTTGCAGTCTGgtagtcataatcattatagtgtTTGGAGTTGCATACTTCATACAAAGCAGAGAAAG GTATTCTGTGGAAGTAGCAGACTTTGACTTTGGAGCCAGTGAAGAGCCTGAATATAAGACTATGTATGAGCAGATTAAAGAGTCTCTTTCTCAAGCTGTGTCAGGCCAAGATTGGGATGCAGATGAAGACAACAAGTGGCGAGATAGAGGGCATGTGGTTGAGAGGCCTCGGGTAAGGGACTACGGCACTGTACCTCGCTGA